DNA from Leptospira mayottensis 200901116:
TACATAACGCCTTAATTTCTTAAAATAAAAGTTGTACTCAAATAAAAAACAATGATGACCGATTCGCCGAAAGGGCAAGAAACGCAAATGACTATAAAAGACTCGAAGCCAGAGCTGGTAAAATTATATTCCTCCATCGGGAAAATTATTACTTCTTCCTTGGAACAACAAGAAGTTTTAGATGCCGTCATGGAAGAAGTTCGTTTGTTTTTCAGTCCTGAAAACTGGAGTCTTATGCGATACGATGAGAATTCCGGGGAATTATTTTTCCTAATCGCAGAGGGTCTTGAACTCAATCGTATTAAGAATATTCGATTGAAGTCTGGAGAAGGAATCGCCGGTTCGGTTGTTCAAACGAAGTTTCCGATTTTCGTGGAGAATGTGAGAAATGACCCGAGATTTTCCAAAAGAGTCGATGAAAGAACCGGTTTTGAAACGAAAACGATCATTGCCGTTCCTATGATTTTCAGGGGACAAGTTTACGGAGTCATTGAATTAGTAAATCGATTTGATGGTTCCTCTTTTACTCCGGAAGATTTGGTCATTCTTCAAACAATTGCAGATTTTACGGCGATTTCCTTGGCGCATTCCAATCAATTCGAAGAGACGAAGGTTCTCGCATTTCGAGATGCCTTAACGGGAGTATTTAATCGTAATAAGTTGAATCATCTTAAGAATGAATGGTCCGATAGAAGAGTGGAAGATCATCTTGCGTTAGTTGCTCTTATCGATTTAAATGATTTTAAAATAATCAACGATACCTACGGTCATAAGGTGGGAGATCAAGTCCTTTGCCATTTTGCGAATGTTTTACGTTATGTTATTCGCGGAACGGATAAGATTTTTAGAATCGGAGGGGAT
Protein-coding regions in this window:
- a CDS encoding sensor domain-containing diguanylate cyclase; translated protein: MMTDSPKGQETQMTIKDSKPELVKLYSSIGKIITSSLEQQEVLDAVMEEVRLFFSPENWSLMRYDENSGELFFLIAEGLELNRIKNIRLKSGEGIAGSVVQTKFPIFVENVRNDPRFSKRVDERTGFETKTIIAVPMIFRGQVYGVIELVNRFDGSSFTPEDLVILQTIADFTAISLAHSNQFEETKVLAFRDALTGVFNRNKLNHLKNEWSDRRVEDHLALVALIDLNDFKIINDTYGHKVGDQVLCHFANVLRYVIRGTDKIFRIGGDEFLILFQNENKEKIIQTQNRFQEAMSILLRKCKENNPPFNFTWGMSVGSLQKLDELIHEADLSMYSSKD